Proteins encoded within one genomic window of Polaribacter sp. NJDZ03:
- a CDS encoding alpha-1,4-glucan--maltose-1-phosphate maltosyltransferase — protein MQNQSRIVIENIAPQINQGTVDIKRVVDEIVNVTADVLVDGHDVLQANLLFKHEKDNKWSQIRMTPTFNDEYLAIFQTSKQGYYSYKIEGWVDYALNWQHGLGRKIDDSQHVSSELLEGAELLATILDKVSSEDKNYLLHLIFIFKNNENYTEAVKEAVSKRLTEIFKKYPEKLLIETSPEYKVYVDRKKARFSTWYEFFPRSASEQEGKHGTFNDCHRLLPKVAQMGFDTLYFPPVHPIGEVNRKGKNNTTVAQDGDVGSTWGIGSKHGGHKDLHPELGSLEDFKNLVAKAKELGIEVAMDYALQAAPDHPWVKEHPDWFKWRPDGTVQYAENPPKKYQDILPIYWESKDFKNLWKECLDTLLYWIDCGINVFRVDNPHTKPYFFWGWIIAEVKKQHPDVLFLAEAFTRPKVMQQLAKQGYTQSYTYFTWRNSKHELIEYMNELTKTEQKEYMRPNFWPNTPDINPYHLQGAPESKYLQRYALAATLSSNVGIYGPVFEQMISDPIPGKEEYYMSEKFQLCNYDWFKENKVTTLISKINHIRKEQESYQQTNNIQFLETGNDQIIAFYKWNDQRTNETITVISLDAYNSQSGSIQLPLQALKINHGQKIEVEDLVTKNCYNWYNEWNYVELHATLPFHIFKINK, from the coding sequence ATGCAAAATCAAAGTAGAATTGTAATAGAAAATATTGCTCCACAAATAAACCAAGGAACAGTAGATATTAAACGTGTTGTAGATGAAATTGTAAATGTAACTGCAGATGTTTTAGTTGATGGTCATGATGTACTTCAGGCTAATTTATTATTCAAACATGAAAAAGATAATAAATGGTCTCAAATTAGAATGACACCAACATTTAATGATGAATATTTAGCAATTTTTCAAACATCAAAACAAGGTTATTATTCATATAAAATTGAAGGTTGGGTAGATTATGCCTTGAATTGGCAACATGGTTTAGGAAGAAAAATAGATGATTCTCAACATGTAAGTTCAGAGCTTTTAGAAGGAGCAGAACTTTTAGCTACAATTCTAGACAAAGTTTCTTCTGAAGATAAAAATTACTTACTGCACCTTATATTCATTTTTAAAAATAATGAAAACTATACTGAAGCTGTAAAAGAAGCTGTCTCTAAAAGATTAACTGAAATTTTTAAAAAATATCCAGAGAAACTTTTAATAGAGACTTCTCCTGAATATAAAGTTTATGTAGATAGGAAAAAAGCACGATTTAGTACCTGGTATGAATTCTTTCCACGTTCTGCTTCTGAGCAAGAAGGTAAACATGGTACTTTTAATGATTGCCACAGATTATTACCTAAAGTTGCCCAAATGGGGTTTGATACTTTATACTTCCCTCCTGTTCACCCAATTGGTGAGGTAAATAGAAAAGGTAAAAACAATACTACTGTTGCACAAGATGGCGATGTTGGTTCTACTTGGGGAATTGGTTCTAAACATGGTGGACATAAAGACTTACACCCAGAATTAGGTTCTTTAGAAGACTTTAAAAACTTAGTTGCTAAGGCCAAAGAATTAGGTATTGAAGTGGCAATGGATTATGCTTTGCAGGCAGCACCAGATCACCCATGGGTAAAGGAGCATCCAGATTGGTTTAAATGGAGACCAGACGGAACTGTACAGTATGCTGAAAATCCACCTAAAAAATACCAAGATATTCTTCCAATTTATTGGGAAAGTAAAGACTTTAAAAATCTTTGGAAAGAATGTTTAGACACCTTATTATATTGGATAGACTGTGGAATTAATGTTTTTAGAGTAGATAACCCACATACAAAACCATACTTCTTTTGGGGTTGGATTATTGCTGAAGTAAAAAAACAACATCCAGATGTGCTATTTTTAGCAGAAGCATTTACTAGACCAAAGGTAATGCAACAACTAGCAAAGCAAGGTTATACACAATCTTATACTTATTTTACTTGGCGAAATTCTAAACACGAATTAATCGAGTATATGAATGAATTAACTAAAACGGAACAAAAGGAATATATGAGACCTAATTTCTGGCCAAACACACCAGATATTAATCCTTATCATTTACAAGGAGCTCCAGAAAGTAAGTACCTACAGCGTTATGCTTTAGCTGCAACTTTAAGTTCTAATGTTGGTATTTACGGACCCGTTTTTGAGCAAATGATCAGTGATCCGATTCCTGGTAAGGAAGAGTATTATATGTCAGAAAAATTTCAACTTTGTAATTATGATTGGTTTAAAGAAAATAAAGTAACTACTTTAATTTCTAAAATTAATCATATTAGAAAAGAACAAGAATCTTATCAACAAACAAATAATATTCAATTTTTAGAAACTGGTAATGATCAAATTATAGCTTTTTATAAATGGAATGATCAAAGAACTAATGAAACAATAACAGTGATTAGTTTAGATGCTTATAATTCACAATCTGGTTCTATTCAATTACCACTGCAAGCCTTAAAAATAAATCATGGTCAGAAAATTGAGGTAGAAGATTTAGTAACTAAAAATTGCTACAATTGGTATAATGAGTGGAATTATGTAGAATTACATGCCACACTTCCGTTTCATATCTTTAAAATTAATAAGTAA
- the glgB gene encoding 1,4-alpha-glucan branching protein GlgB, translating to MAQTKVHSLFTEFDINLFQAGKHYRLYEKFGSHIITVDGVIGTYFAVWAPSAKSVSVIGDFNFWLEGEHHLNVRWDGSGIWEGFIPNIGKGTIYKYKIRSANNDITTEKADPFARRCEHPPKTASEVWEDDYAWKDKKWMKNRKKNNALDAPFSVYEVHLGSWKKQIEEGRFLSYRELAEELVNYVAEMNFTHVEFMPIMEFPYDPSWGYQLTGYFAPTSRFGYPDEFKYLVDKFHEKGIGVLLDWVPSHFPSDDHGLGFFDGSHLYEHPDRRKGYHQDWKSLIFNYGRNEIKAFLISNAIFWLDQYHADGLRVDAVASMLFLDYSREEGEWEPNEFGGRENLDAINFIKEMNAAVYESFPDVQTIAEESTSFPKVSKPIYDGGLGFGMKWMMGWMHDTLDYFAKEPIYRKHHQNELTFSLNYAFTENFMLPLSHDEVVYGKKALVDKMPGDEWQKFANLRMLYSLMYTHPGTKLLFQGAEFGQTSEWDFDGSLDWHLLEYGVHKGAQNLVKDLNKLYKKEPALHEKQFSPEGFEWIDHGDHENSVMSYIRKGENEKDNIIVILNLTPVPRENYRIGLPKSGTLKPIFNSDETKYNGTGNFTNKKLTSEEKVWNNRNNSIELNLPPLGMIAYKYK from the coding sequence ATGGCACAAACAAAAGTACACAGTCTTTTTACAGAATTTGATATTAATCTTTTTCAGGCGGGTAAACATTATCGTTTATACGAAAAATTTGGTTCGCACATTATTACTGTAGATGGTGTAATAGGAACTTATTTTGCCGTTTGGGCTCCAAGCGCAAAATCGGTCTCAGTAATTGGAGATTTTAATTTTTGGTTAGAAGGTGAGCATCACTTAAATGTACGTTGGGATGGAAGCGGTATTTGGGAGGGTTTTATCCCTAATATTGGTAAAGGAACAATTTATAAATATAAAATAAGAAGTGCTAATAACGATATAACTACAGAAAAAGCAGATCCTTTTGCAAGAAGATGTGAACATCCTCCAAAAACTGCATCAGAAGTATGGGAAGATGATTATGCTTGGAAAGATAAAAAATGGATGAAAAACAGAAAGAAAAATAATGCACTAGATGCACCTTTTTCTGTTTATGAAGTCCATTTAGGTTCTTGGAAAAAGCAAATTGAAGAAGGACGTTTTTTAAGTTATAGAGAATTAGCAGAAGAGTTAGTTAATTATGTTGCAGAAATGAATTTTACGCATGTAGAGTTTATGCCAATTATGGAATTTCCTTATGACCCAAGTTGGGGTTACCAATTAACCGGTTATTTTGCACCCACCTCTCGTTTCGGATATCCGGATGAATTTAAATATTTAGTAGATAAATTTCACGAAAAAGGCATTGGAGTTTTATTAGACTGGGTTCCTTCTCATTTTCCTTCAGATGATCATGGATTAGGTTTCTTTGATGGCTCTCATTTATATGAACATCCAGATAGAAGAAAAGGATATCACCAAGACTGGAAAAGTTTAATTTTTAATTACGGAAGAAACGAAATAAAAGCTTTTTTAATTAGTAATGCAATCTTCTGGCTAGACCAATACCATGCAGATGGTTTAAGAGTAGATGCAGTTGCCTCTATGTTATTCTTAGATTATTCTAGAGAAGAAGGAGAATGGGAACCAAATGAATTTGGTGGAAGAGAAAATTTAGATGCCATCAACTTTATTAAAGAGATGAATGCAGCTGTTTATGAATCTTTTCCAGATGTACAAACAATTGCAGAAGAATCTACATCATTCCCAAAAGTATCTAAACCCATTTATGATGGAGGTTTAGGTTTTGGAATGAAATGGATGATGGGTTGGATGCATGATACACTAGATTACTTTGCAAAAGAACCTATCTATAGAAAACATCATCAAAACGAATTAACTTTCAGTTTAAATTATGCGTTTACAGAAAACTTTATGTTACCTCTTTCTCATGATGAAGTTGTGTATGGCAAAAAAGCATTAGTAGACAAAATGCCTGGTGATGAATGGCAAAAATTTGCCAACTTAAGAATGCTATATAGTTTAATGTATACACACCCTGGAACTAAATTATTGTTTCAAGGAGCAGAATTTGGACAAACAAGCGAATGGGATTTTGACGGAAGTTTAGATTGGCACTTATTAGAATATGGTGTGCATAAAGGCGCACAGAATTTAGTAAAAGACTTAAATAAATTATACAAAAAAGAACCTGCTTTACATGAAAAACAATTTTCTCCTGAGGGTTTTGAATGGATAGATCACGGAGATCATGAAAATTCTGTTATGTCTTATATAAGAAAAGGAGAAAATGAAAAAGATAATATAATTGTTATCTTAAACTTAACTCCAGTTCCTAGAGAAAACTATAGAATAGGGTTACCAAAATCTGGAACTTTAAAACCAATTTTTAATAGTGATGAGACCAAATATAACGGTACTGGAAACTTTACGAACAAAAAGTTAACTTCAGAAGAAAAAGTATGGAATAATAGAAACAATTCTATAGAATTAAATTTACCTCCGTTAGGAATGATTGCTTACAAGTACAAATAA
- a CDS encoding glycoside hydrolase family 31 protein gives MIVNTELEQKGNLFPTEIVSYKKDVDTLYFTTKNNVILQLTVVRDSVIRFRYSTTGKFENDFSYGVTIHASRGYDFLDVTEDETHYVVTTSKLICKIEKSSLQVKLFDAVDLKLINEDEIGFHWEESYEYGGDIVKMSKTCQRSESFYGLGDKPVDVNLKGKRFENYATDSYAFGKDTDPIYKAIPFYTAIQGDKSYGIFFDNTFKSHFDFAHERRNVASFWAQGGEMNYYFIYGPKMEDVVKNYTDLTGKPHALPPLWALGFHQCKWSYFPESNVKEVTNTFRDLKIPCDAIYLDIDYMDGFRCFTWDKNHFPDPKRMVRELEEDGFKTVVIIDPGIKIDLEYDVFKEALDKDYFCKRADGPYMKGKVWPGECYFPDYTKPEVREWWSGLFKELIEDFGVKGVWNDMNEPAVMDVPNKSFPDDVRHDYDGNPCSHRKAHNIYGTQMARATYHGLKKYAYPKRPFVITRSAYSGAQRYTSTWMGDNVATWEHLAIANNQAQRMSMSGFSFAGSDIGGFAEQPQGELFARWIQLGVFHAFCRVHSSGDHGDQEPWVFGDEVTDIVRKFVELRYQLLPYLYTCFWNYINDGTPILKSLVLYDQEDTATHHRSDEFVYGEQILVCPIQEPNAKGRRMYIPRGKWYNFWTNELIVGGKEIWVDADIDSMPIFIKEGAVIPKYPVQQYVDEIEFDEITLDLYYKEGKESSQLYDDAHDGYDYKKGRFSLRTFKVTGKKEELIIQQHKRGDFNAGYSKFNIVFHNLPFKITSIQIDNVETNIDRVISGNTQSILLDKEFTELHLLGK, from the coding sequence ATGATTGTTAATACAGAGTTAGAACAAAAAGGAAACTTATTTCCAACAGAAATAGTGAGCTACAAGAAAGATGTAGACACATTATATTTTACTACAAAGAACAATGTAATTTTACAACTTACTGTAGTAAGAGACAGTGTAATAAGATTTAGATACTCTACAACAGGTAAATTTGAAAACGATTTTTCTTACGGAGTTACAATTCACGCATCTAGAGGGTATGACTTTTTAGACGTAACGGAAGATGAAACTCACTATGTTGTAACAACTTCCAAATTAATCTGTAAAATAGAAAAAAGCAGTTTACAAGTTAAACTTTTTGATGCTGTAGATCTAAAGTTAATAAACGAAGATGAAATTGGTTTTCATTGGGAAGAAAGTTATGAATATGGTGGAGACATTGTAAAAATGAGTAAGACTTGCCAAAGATCAGAAAGTTTCTATGGTTTAGGTGATAAACCAGTAGACGTTAACTTAAAAGGAAAACGTTTTGAAAACTACGCAACAGATTCATATGCTTTTGGTAAAGATACAGATCCTATTTATAAAGCAATTCCTTTTTATACCGCTATACAAGGTGATAAATCTTATGGAATTTTCTTTGACAATACTTTTAAATCACATTTCGATTTTGCACATGAAAGAAGAAATGTAGCAAGTTTTTGGGCACAAGGTGGTGAAATGAATTATTATTTTATCTACGGACCTAAAATGGAAGATGTAGTTAAAAACTACACAGACTTAACAGGTAAACCTCATGCTTTACCTCCATTATGGGCTTTAGGATTTCATCAATGTAAATGGAGTTATTTTCCAGAAAGTAACGTAAAAGAAGTTACAAATACTTTTAGAGATTTAAAAATACCATGTGATGCTATTTATTTAGACATTGATTATATGGATGGTTTCCGTTGTTTTACTTGGGATAAAAACCATTTTCCAGATCCTAAAAGAATGGTTAGAGAATTAGAAGAAGACGGTTTTAAAACCGTAGTGATTATAGATCCAGGAATTAAAATAGATTTAGAATACGATGTTTTTAAAGAGGCATTAGATAAAGATTATTTCTGTAAACGTGCCGATGGTCCTTATATGAAAGGTAAGGTATGGCCTGGTGAATGTTATTTTCCAGATTATACAAAACCAGAAGTAAGAGAATGGTGGTCTGGTTTATTTAAAGAACTAATTGAAGACTTTGGTGTTAAAGGAGTTTGGAATGATATGAATGAGCCAGCTGTAATGGATGTTCCTAACAAATCTTTTCCAGATGATGTTCGTCATGATTATGATGGAAATCCTTGTTCTCATAGAAAAGCACATAATATTTATGGAACCCAAATGGCACGTGCAACGTACCACGGTTTAAAGAAATACGCATATCCGAAAAGACCTTTTGTAATTACAAGATCTGCATATTCTGGTGCGCAAAGATATACTTCTACTTGGATGGGAGATAACGTTGCAACTTGGGAGCATTTAGCAATTGCAAACAATCAAGCACAGAGAATGTCTATGTCTGGTTTTTCTTTTGCAGGATCTGATATTGGTGGATTTGCAGAACAGCCACAAGGAGAACTTTTTGCCCGTTGGATTCAATTAGGTGTATTTCATGCTTTTTGTAGAGTACACTCTTCTGGAGATCATGGAGATCAAGAACCTTGGGTATTTGGAGATGAAGTTACAGATATCGTAAGAAAATTTGTGGAACTTAGATACCAATTATTACCTTATTTATATACTTGTTTCTGGAATTATATTAATGACGGAACACCTATTTTAAAATCGTTAGTTTTATACGACCAAGAAGATACCGCTACACATCATAGAAGTGATGAATTTGTTTATGGTGAACAAATTTTAGTTTGCCCAATACAAGAACCAAACGCTAAAGGTAGAAGAATGTACATACCTAGAGGTAAATGGTATAACTTCTGGACAAATGAACTTATAGTTGGTGGTAAGGAAATTTGGGTAGATGCAGACATAGATAGCATGCCTATTTTTATTAAAGAGGGTGCAGTAATACCAAAATACCCTGTACAACAATATGTTGATGAGATAGAATTTGATGAAATTACTTTAGATCTTTATTATAAGGAAGGTAAAGAATCTTCACAATTATACGATGATGCTCATGATGGCTATGATTATAAAAAAGGAAGGTTTAGTCTACGTACTTTTAAAGTAACAGGAAAAAAAGAAGAATTAATTATACAACAACATAAACGTGGTGATTTTAACGCAGGTTATAGCAAGTTTAATATTGTATTCCATAATTTACCTTTTAAAATTACTTCTATTCAAATAGATAATGTTGAAACAAATATAGATCGAGTAATCTCTGGAAATACTCAATCTATACTTTTAGATAAAGAATTTACAGAATTACATTTATTAGGAAAATAA
- a CDS encoding transposase yields MLFPENTGSYLSIDETAFSNGDLYTIVTNKNANGKKGALLAMIKGTKAEDVIRILNKISLKQRKKVKEVTLDMAANMGLIVKKSFPKAVLVIDRFHVQKLALDALQEIRIKHRWEAIDKDNDAIENARNNSLKYVPKLLPNGDTLKQLLARSRYLLYKSSNKWTNSQQERAEILFKTYPDIEKAYNLCQNLSWIYNQTKDKTVALTRLAKWDENVRQAKFKSFNTIARTMSIHYQNILNYFDNRSTNASAESFNAKIKAFRAQFRGVRNIKFFLFRLSNIYA; encoded by the coding sequence TTGCTTTTTCCTGAAAATACTGGAAGCTATCTTTCCATAGATGAAACAGCATTTTCTAATGGAGATTTATATACTATCGTGACTAATAAAAATGCGAATGGAAAAAAAGGTGCTTTACTGGCCATGATTAAAGGCACTAAAGCAGAAGATGTTATTAGAATCCTTAATAAAATCTCTTTAAAACAACGAAAAAAAGTAAAAGAAGTAACCTTAGACATGGCAGCAAACATGGGGTTAATCGTTAAAAAATCATTTCCAAAAGCAGTACTAGTTATAGATCGATTTCATGTGCAAAAATTAGCTTTAGATGCTTTGCAAGAAATTAGAATTAAACATCGTTGGGAAGCAATAGATAAAGATAACGACGCCATAGAAAATGCTAGAAACAACTCCTTAAAATATGTTCCTAAACTACTACCAAATGGAGATACTCTAAAACAATTATTAGCTAGAAGTAGATACCTATTGTATAAATCTAGTAACAAATGGACTAACTCCCAACAAGAAAGAGCTGAAATACTTTTTAAAACTTATCCAGATATAGAAAAGGCATACAATTTATGTCAAAACTTATCCTGGATTTACAATCAAACAAAAGATAAAACCGTTGCCTTAACTAGACTTGCTAAATGGGATGAAAATGTAAGACAAGCGAAGTTTAAAAGCTTTAATACCATTGCTAGAACAATGTCTATACATTATCAGAATATACTCAACTATTTTGACAATAGAAGTACAAATGCTTCTGCAGAATCGTTTAATGCTAAAATAAAAGCATTTAGAGCACAATTTAGAGGTGTTAGAAACATCAAATTTTTCCTTTTTAGACTCTCAAATATTTATGCCTAA
- a CDS encoding transposase, with translation MDTSIELIKLLLPEILVNYFKLTKHEVKNEELHFYFTELNTIPEEFKTLKLSSKGFFPEATIQDFPIRGKNVFLHVIRRRWIDDNSKKLVIRDWQLVAKGTRITSEFAAFLKQISL, from the coding sequence TTGGATACTTCAATTGAGCTTATTAAATTATTACTACCAGAAATACTTGTTAACTATTTTAAACTTACCAAACACGAAGTTAAAAATGAAGAACTCCATTTCTATTTCACTGAGTTAAACACAATTCCTGAAGAATTTAAAACACTTAAATTAAGCTCTAAAGGATTTTTTCCAGAAGCCACTATTCAAGATTTTCCTATTCGAGGTAAAAACGTTTTTCTACATGTTATTAGAAGGCGTTGGATTGATGATAATTCTAAAAAATTAGTGATAAGAGATTGGCAGTTAGTAGCAAAAGGCACTAGAATTACTAGTGAATTTGCTGCTTTTTTAAAACAAATCAGTCTGTAA
- the prfA gene encoding peptide chain release factor 1, translated as MLDKLRIVKQRYDEVSDLIIQPEIIMDQKRYAQLMKEYKDLGDVVKKGDEYQTLTNNIEEAKEILSDGSDAEMNEMAKMEIEEANIRIPQLEDEIKVLLIPKDPEDSKNAVVELRAGAGGDEASIFAGDLFRMYTKYCESRGWKVSTVDYSEGTNGGFKEIQFEVTGNDVYGILKFEAGVHRVQRVPQTETQGRVHTSAATCMVFPEAEEFDVEINPKEVRIDFFCSSGPGGQSVNTTYSAVRLTHLPTGLVAQCQDQKSQHKNKEKAFKVLRSRLYDMELAKKNAEDALKRGSMVSSGDRSAKIRTYNYAQGRVTDHRIGLSLYDLPNIVNGDIQKIIDELMLAENTQKLKGLSDGI; from the coding sequence ATGTTAGATAAATTAAGAATTGTTAAGCAGCGTTATGATGAAGTTTCTGATTTAATTATTCAGCCAGAAATCATCATGGATCAAAAGCGTTATGCGCAATTGATGAAAGAATATAAAGATTTAGGTGATGTTGTAAAAAAAGGAGATGAATATCAAACCTTAACAAACAATATAGAGGAAGCAAAAGAAATACTTTCTGATGGTTCTGATGCCGAAATGAATGAAATGGCGAAGATGGAAATCGAAGAAGCCAATATTAGAATTCCGCAATTAGAAGATGAAATAAAAGTTTTATTAATACCTAAAGATCCAGAAGACTCTAAGAATGCAGTTGTAGAATTACGTGCAGGTGCAGGTGGAGATGAAGCAAGTATTTTTGCTGGAGATTTATTTAGAATGTACACAAAATATTGTGAAAGTAGAGGCTGGAAAGTTTCTACCGTAGATTATTCTGAAGGTACCAATGGTGGTTTTAAAGAAATTCAGTTTGAAGTTACAGGAAATGATGTTTATGGAATCTTAAAGTTTGAAGCTGGTGTGCATCGTGTACAAAGAGTTCCACAAACAGAAACACAAGGTCGTGTACATACTTCTGCAGCTACTTGTATGGTTTTTCCGGAAGCAGAAGAATTTGATGTTGAAATTAACCCCAAAGAAGTTCGTATAGATTTTTTCTGTTCTTCTGGTCCTGGTGGTCAATCTGTAAATACTACGTATTCTGCAGTTCGTTTAACACACCTTCCAACTGGTTTAGTTGCACAATGTCAAGATCAAAAATCGCAACATAAAAACAAAGAAAAAGCATTTAAAGTGTTACGTTCTCGTTTGTATGATATGGAATTGGCTAAGAAGAATGCAGAAGACGCTTTAAAACGTGGTTCTATGGTTTCTTCTGGAGATAGAAGTGCTAAGATTAGAACTTATAACTATGCACAAGGTAGAGTTACAGACCATAGAATTGGTTTGTCTTTATATGATTTACCAAATATTGTAAATGGAGATATTCAGAAAATTATTGATGAATTGATGTTAGCTGAAAATACTCAAAAATTAAAAGGATTAAGTGACGGAATATAG
- a CDS encoding DUF4249 family protein has product MKKIIFLSFLLCSCLNTETDILSSDKLTVEGQIEEGKFARISLTNSLQFKGIIDSVEVAKSIESKAKVVLSNGEVSEILTLKKDESRFPFLYYRSNLIKGEIGKTYDLSIQIRGKEFVSKTSVPKKAAVLNVEFLDWKEDGIVYPDFKDIKLTINNSNLEQKYFKIFIKNEKEEKFELALPFIFSTENIATETFPLIVSYIKTDKEGENENQIRINDVIEIQLISITKDQFYFWKSVEGDQTSILENASYANEVVTNISNGAFGYWSGENISSFKFKVPE; this is encoded by the coding sequence ATGAAAAAAATAATATTTTTATCCTTTTTACTATGTAGCTGTTTAAATACTGAAACAGATATTTTATCTTCGGATAAACTTACAGTAGAAGGACAAATAGAAGAAGGCAAATTTGCCAGAATAAGTTTAACAAATAGTTTACAATTTAAAGGTATTATTGATTCTGTAGAAGTAGCGAAATCTATTGAATCTAAAGCAAAAGTGGTGCTGTCTAACGGAGAAGTATCAGAAATATTAACTTTAAAGAAAGATGAATCTCGTTTCCCTTTTTTATATTATAGAAGTAATTTAATAAAAGGAGAAATAGGTAAAACGTATGATCTATCTATACAGATTAGAGGTAAGGAATTTGTATCTAAAACAAGTGTGCCTAAAAAAGCCGCGGTATTAAATGTTGAGTTTTTAGACTGGAAAGAAGATGGAATTGTATATCCAGATTTTAAAGACATAAAATTAACTATTAATAACAGTAATTTAGAGCAGAAATATTTTAAGATTTTTATTAAGAATGAAAAAGAAGAAAAGTTTGAACTGGCACTACCTTTTATTTTTAGTACAGAAAACATTGCAACAGAAACGTTTCCTTTAATTGTAAGTTATATAAAAACAGATAAAGAAGGAGAAAATGAAAATCAGATTAGAATAAATGATGTAATTGAAATACAGCTTATTTCTATTACAAAAGACCAATTTTATTTTTGGAAATCTGTAGAAGGAGATCAAACAAGTATTTTAGAAAATGCGTCTTATGCTAATGAAGTGGTTACTAATATTAGTAATGGTGCTTTTGGTTATTGGTCTGGGGAAAATATATCAAGTTTTAAATTTAAGGTTCCTGAATAA